The genomic window TAGGACACCAATTCTTCCGCCTTTGAGTCAAGTGCTTtatgtttcttcaattcttggaTAGCTTCAGGAAGAATTTCAGGCGACCTTCTACGCTTATTTATCCTTTGAAACTCATTCAAGGACTCGATATCTGTATGTAACTTCTCAGCAGCTTTTGCCTTCGCCTTACGCATACTATCGCTCATTGGAGTAAGTGGTTGTGACGTAGGATCAGGTGACTCGTTACTAAATTGAGTTGTTGCTTCTCTAGATGCCATTGGAGTGGCTATGCTACTTTTGTCAGCACTAAACTCATTCTCATGGTTGTTACTGAAGTCAGATGCATCTTGTATATTCTTTGGCCCATTGTTTGTCTGGAATGGTGTCGACTCTTTGACCACCTCCTGTTGttctgttttttcttctatcGTCTCTACCTTTGCCTCTGCCTCTGCTTCTGTCTCTGCTTCTGCCTCTACTTCTGCCTCTGCCTCTGCCTCTACCTCCTCTAGTTTACGCTGTTCGCTTTGACCCTTACTAGCGTCTTCGACATCCGAAAGTTTATCTGGAATAACGATGGGTTCTTCTATTGCGGCTTCTTGAGAATCCATATATAGCTCGGTAGGTTTTTGTGGTTTCTCAAGAAGTGGTGAAGTAACTGAAGCAATATCTTCTAGTGCCATTTGTCCCAATGAACTTTTGATTCCACCACGTACTGGGAATTGTTGAAACTCAGGCAGCATAGGATCCAGCTTTTCCCCCTGTTTATAACACTTTTCAAGCCACAAATGGTTTACTGGAATGCAACAGTCCCACGCTTTGGCAGCATTGAACTTTTTACCAAACGCTATAGCAGATATCAAATggctatttttttttgttagCTCAGTAGTACAAATACCACCAAGTGCTTCTGTTAACTGTTGGATATAATACCTTTGTTCTCCATAGTAGTTTGTGAATGTTGCCCTAAGCTCTTCCTTTGTGAAGACAGGCTTTTTCAAAGGAGATAATAGcagttttgaagaaggatgTACAAATTCTTGCATTTGCCATACATAGAAAAACCATGCAATATTTGCACATATCAGCCCGTTTGCCTTTGCAATACTTACACTTTCGCTCGAAGCTGAGTGCCCAACGTATATGTCGGCGTTAGACTGAGCCAATTGGCTGGGTTCTGCAACCAAAGTTATCTGGCATCCCAAACATTGTTTGATCCAATTTAGAAAAAATTTGTAACAGGAACCAGGTAAAGCTAGGTCATCCCCCAGCacaaccttcttttctaacCTAAAGTTGAGcgtttttttccagttaTCCAGGTTGCTCATTGTTTTTTCCCACAACTCCTCGGATCTTCTCTTTAACTGTGAATCGTCCCACTGAACGTCTATGAGATAACCATCCTCTTTCACATACTCCAGCCCTGCCAGGCAGTCAATTAGCCAGTTAGGCATGACATATTGAACTCTGTATTTCTGAAACTTTTGCATCGCCTTAATTGCAACATCGTTCTTGTCCCATGTGACAATATGCGTGGCTTTAGTCGAGAGGTAATCCATACATGTCCCGCCAAATGCCGTAATGACAGAGCAATAAAAGGGATACTCAACCTCATTGAGCGCATGTTTCGAGACATAAACATAGCAgtctttcaaaaaatgtATAGGATTTGGCGAGTAGCATGTCGTTCTCATAAGCCTATTGAATTTCAAACAGTCTTCTATCCAGGCTGGACTGACAATGGGTATCAGTAGATCAAACGCAGCAACGCGGTAAAAACTGAATTCCACAGTCCTGGTAATAATACAATGGATTTGTTCCGGGAACTGCGAGATGAAACGTTCTTTCTCAACAAGGGCACAATCGATTTGTCGTATTGGTTCATGAACAACACAGTCTAGAGCGCCATTTTCCTCAATAGTTCTTTTAATATTACTTAACTCATCTGATGATATGTCATCCGTTTTGATCACTAATACTCTCAAATTACTGAAAATCTTGGTGTCCGCCATTAGTTTTGACCAGTTGTATAGTTCAGACCCTATCCTGGATTGCTTATTCTGGGAAGTAATATATGCCAGTATCACGTTATGATTGTATGTGTGCTTGTGAAATATGGTTTTAGTGCGAGTGTTTACttatttgtattatttttcagAGCGCGTAATGGAGTTTTGGTGAACCGGACGAGTTGAGGTTTCggaaccaaagaaagaaagaaagaaaaaaagaaaaagagaagcGGAAGCGAAGAGATACTTAGTGGTGTTGGCGTGAGGGACGCACTGTGTGAATGTGTACTGCAGGAAACTTTctccttcaacaaattaCGGGCGTGTGGCGTAGTTGGTAGCGCGCTCCCTTAGCATGGGAGAGGTCTTCGGTTCGACTCCGGACTCGTccatttgtttttttttccgtcCTCCTTCaatcaaatttttttttatattgttattatatttaGCCGCCCAAATGGTTACTCACTTATTTCCACCTTttataaagaaaacaataagcTTCGTTCCCCAAAGCAAAAAGCTGCAGTGTTGGTACTACCCCCCCCCCTAACAGCATCACAAACAATGCGCATTGTAGGCCACTACAACATCCAACACATACCTAGGCTAGTGAAAGTAATCGTGCTAGACGTCACGGAAACAGAAAACGCATGCAATAAAGTAACCCAATTCTCTGCAAAAACCACCATCTCCAGAAGAGAAGCTGATGATATTGTCGACCAGTTGGTGGTTGATTTCCCAGACACCAAAATCTTCAACTTCGATTTGAAACATGCCGCTTACCCCATCTGGTTCTACGATAAAGTGTTCTACCAAGCAACAGCTAAAGAGTCAATCAATTACTTCATTTCCCATAGACCCTCAGATATCACAGAAAGAATAAAGTTCCCTTTACAAAACGAAGCATTTTTAATGTCAACCTCCGAGTTACCAGCCGACAGTTGCCTTGATTCAGATCTGGAAGTGGAAAACCCAGACTACGTAGAACACTATAAGAAATTGCTATTGAGGGTTCTTGAATACAAACGTGTCGACCTTGACAATGACGCAGAGGTTGGTGCAATACTAACAAAATACAAGAGCATACAAGATTACCTGCAGAATTGCAGGGTTTCTGAATGAGCCGACTTCTTCCTAGCTGCATACATACAACCTACAACGGCACGGGCCGGGTCGGATTTTTGCGACATTTACAATGGCAGACGCTCATTCGTCATTCATCAGTAGTCAGGAGTCAGTAGTCAACCAACATGAACTGACAAAGTCCGTTTCCGAAGTGCATATGTGTGATCTCCATGGTTTTGTTTGTGctcaaaaattaaattacagatttattattttctttgtcAGGAAATAATAGTATTAAAGTATGCATGCACGTGGGAGTTAAAGGGGAGGGACCACAAACAGGTGTTTCCATTGTTGGGTACACGCGTTTTATGTGGGATTTCCCGCGCCTGTAGTCCCACATAGTGTGGGAAAAGAGGCAATCTAGTATGGGAATAATTTGGCGCGCCCAGCGCGACTGATTACTATTGGGAGAATAAACTAACTAATTTTACTTCAGTTCAAGCTTTGAATCTGAACGCGACAGGGAGCTGAAAAATACTACTTACTGTGGGCACGGCACGAGGAGAGGAATTTGCCGTATCATGACAAAATGATGTGTACGTAATTCgctttttgtttgtttgtgtgtgtgtgtgtgtgtgtgtattttttttttttgtttttttggtgCTAATAACATTTCTGTTTCTtatgaaaaacaaaaaaaaaaaaaaaattaaaattatgTATGCGTAAGAGCTCTGCGACTGATTGCAATGCAGCATTATTAGTGCTTTTTGGTCTAGTTAAGGCCGTGTGGCTCTCTGTACACTGCAccaatttgaaaataagCAATTCACGAAACGGGCACATTACTGCTTCTAGGTCCTGTGATAATAAACATACAAAACACATAAAATACCTGCTTGTTGTAAGTGTTACAAGAGTTTGGATTCGTGTAACGGTAAAGAGGAGCGAGGGTCTATATTTTTGGTCTCAGGACGATATAAGAACTAAGAACAAAGAGGTTTCTAGTGTCTAACGctccgaaaaaaaaaaagtacacACGCAGTCTGTACTTAAAGCCTCTCGAAcaggaaaaagaagctaTCTATATAGCGTTTATGGTTGAAAGAGAGAACAGAACGGTGCGGCAGAATGAAATTTGGTAAGCATTTGGAAGGAAGGCAGCTGGAGCTTCCGGAATACAATGGCCATTTCATCAATTACAAAGCActcaagaagttgatcaaACAGCTATCCGTTCCAGCTGTGTCTTCGTACTCTGCGTCCCATGATAACTTAACGTTAGATGAAACGGATGAGTCGATCAAGTATCAAACGTTACAGGAGAATAAGGCTTcgtttttcttcaagttgGAAAGAGAGTTGGAGAAGGTCAATGAGTTCTACCTTGAGAAGGAGGCAGACTTGAGAATGAAGTTTGATCTATTGAATTCCAGATACTACGGATACAAGACCAATGGCAAGCTAACTTCAAAGAGATCTATAGCGTATAGAACAATACGAGATGGTGTGAAGaaatttgaaagagatttAGCACAGCTCGAGCAGTTCGTGGAGTTGAACAGAACAGGgttttcaaaagttttgaagaaatgggATAAAAGGTCTCATTCTCATGCCAAGGATTTTTACTTGGCAACGGTTGTTTCCGTCCAGCCTATTTTCACTAGAAATGAAGTGTCAAAGTGGAATGATGCGGTCTCTGCCCTACTGGTTGAGTTAGATGAATTGAACGACAGCGAAGAATTACATACGCCAAATTTCTACACGAGCGCAGGCCAAGTATCAAGGACAATATCTCGAAACTCCGACAACCTTGATCCCGTCGCAAATGCACCAACATACTCCAGTAATTCAGTAGGATCCGGTAATAATTCGAGCGGTTCCCAGGTTAAATCATTTAGCATGCGACAGTATTCAGCTTCTGGATCAAATGCCGGCTTGTTGGATATAGAGTTGGAAATTGAATCGTGGTACATGGAAGTTTTGAGCATAAGTAAACTCAAAGATTCTGAACCACGTAAAACTCACATTAGGAATTTCGTGGAGTCCAAGGTCCAATCGTTTGTTGATTCGCATCTATTAACCACCAGAATCGACAGAAACTTGGTTATCAGAGATAGTATCACGAAAATATTCAAACTACTACTATCTAGTAGTATCGATGATGAATCCCTAGAAGTATTCTGGAAGTACGGAAATGAATTCATCGACCTCACTTATAGTGATCCTGATGATGATCTAGTGTTCTCTAGGCATAGCATGCTTCACGAAGCAGCACTTTGTCCTCATCAATCGCGTACGTTTGTGCTCATAGCAGCGctatatcaatatcaaaactCCTTAATTCCAAAAGATGTTTTCAGGAAATTAGTAAACGCCCAAGATATTAATGGACGAATGCCATTACACTACTGCTGTGAGCTTGGGAAGGATGATTTTGTATCGCTTTTGATAAACACAAAACTAATAGATGATTACGACCTCTTGGATAACACATCGAAGACTCCTTTGGTTCTTTCTATTATCAATAATCACATGGACGTCACAAGAACACTCATTACAGAAGGAAATGTTAACCTCTCTCCAGATCTAGGTGAAGGTACAAAACCACAGTTCCATCCACTTAATGTGGCATGTTCATACAAAAATTATGAGGCAGCTAAAATAATACTAGAAAAGGGTAATATTAACCTATCTAAACTTAGGGACTCACAGGGGCTCTGTCCGTTGCATATTGTCGCAAAAACGGGTGGTGGTTCTGAATTGATAAAGTTATTGGTGTATCATGGTGCAAATCCTAATGAAATTGATGGATTTAACAAATGGCCTCCAATCTTTTATGCTATTCAAGAAGGTCACGCAACTACAGTGCAAGTTCTATTAGAACTAGGCGCTGATGTTCATGTTACAGATCAAAATAACCTATCACAAGTGTTTTACGCTATATGGGAAGGCCATTTGTCCGTATTAAAAGTGCTTCTAAGTTATATTGGAAGCAATAATAAGCAAGATTCATTCTCTACTGAACCGCTTCCCGGGGTTCTACGGGCAACCGATCTAGTAGACATCATGTCTGATGATCAACTATCGATAAATGATTCATTGAAGGATATTCCAGATTTCACATTACCTCCTCCAATCATTCCTTTGAGGAAATATGGTCACAATTTCTTGgagaaaaagatattcGTGAAGCTTACTTTCAAGCCGGAAAAGGAGTCCATCTTCTTAAATAAGGATGATGAAATGGTATTATCTTCACCAGGACGTATCACTTTGACCTCAAGTGTGTCTCATATCATTCCAAGAAATATTATCCTACCATtgcaagaagatgatgatagaGATATTGTGTTCCAAATTGATTCTTTGGATACCTTCGACgttgatattgaaatatatcCATCTTTCGGTACAAGATTAATTGCTAAAACCTACGCGCTTTCCGATATTTTCCATAAAGCATATGAGAGTCCTTGTAATAACAAGCATGTAAGCTTACCACTCTTTGATACCAGATTGAGAAATGTTGGTAAGGTTGACTTGGATTTCGAAATCATCTTCCCATACGGTGGTAACCCACTAGAGGTTACGAAATATGAGACTTATTGGAAATCCACTAGCGGTGGAGGTTTGTCGGGTAGCTCTAATGTGTCTTCTTCTATACAGTCTATTGTcactgcttcttctttggtcGGTGAATATTGTACAATTGGTGTCGTTCAATTGAATGACGGTACTTTAATTACAAGTTCTAGTTTGATTTGCAACGTTGGTGCTGTTCCACTTCTTTTCACTGATATGAACGTAAAACAATTGAACAGCATGCTTGAACAACCAATTTCAGATATCCCAGACAACATTAGCACGAAcgaagaattgaaggatTTGTTACGGAACAGACATGTCCTATTTGAAAGCC from Kluyveromyces marxianus DMKU3-1042 DNA, complete genome, chromosome 6 includes these protein-coding regions:
- the PHO81 gene encoding Pho81p is translated as MKFGKHLEGRQLELPEYNGHFINYKALKKLIKQLSVPAVSSYSASHDNLTLDETDESIKYQTLQENKASFFFKLERELEKVNEFYLEKEADLRMKFDLLNSRYYGYKTNGKLTSKRSIAYRTIRDGVKKFERDLAQLEQFVELNRTGFSKVLKKWDKRSHSHAKDFYLATVVSVQPIFTRNEVSKWNDAVSALLVELDELNDSEELHTPNFYTSAGQVSRTISRNSDNLDPVANAPTYSSNSVGSGNNSSGSQVKSFSMRQYSASGSNAGLLDIELEIESWYMEVLSISKLKDSEPRKTHIRNFVESKVQSFVDSHLLTTRIDRNLVIRDSITKIFKLLLSSSIDDESLEVFWKYGNEFIDLTYSDPDDDLVFSRHSMLHEAALCPHQSRTFVLIAALYQYQNSLIPKDVFRKLVNAQDINGRMPLHYCCELGKDDFVSLLINTKLIDDYDLLDNTSKTPLVLSIINNHMDVTRTLITEGNVNLSPDLGEGTKPQFHPLNVACSYKNYEAAKIILEKGNINLSKLRDSQGLCPLHIVAKTGGGSELIKLLVYHGANPNEIDGFNKWPPIFYAIQEGHATTVQVLLELGADVHVTDQNNLSQVFYAIWEGHLSVLKVLLSYIGSNNKQDSFSTEPLPGVLRATDLVDIMSDDQLSINDSLKDIPDFTLPPPIIPLRKYGHNFLEKKIFVKLTFKPEKESIFLNKDDEMVLSSPGRITLTSSVSHIIPRNIILPLQEDDDRDIVFQIDSLDTFDVDIEIYPSFGTRLIAKTYALSDIFHKAYESPCNNKHVSLPLFDTRLRNVGKVDLDFEIIFPYGGNPLEVTKYETYWKSTSGGGLSGSSNVSSSIQSIVTASSLVGEYCTIGVVQLNDGTLITSSSLICNVGAVPLLFTDMNVKQLNSMLEQPISDIPDNISTNEELKDLLRNRHVLFESLLDKINPNIQLNINVLFPTESEILCIPVKISPRFTLNEFVEKVLSGTFDHVRKLRQSDSTRSIVFSSTNPRVCSILNWKQPNFPVLFDMNVISETDQGDLERITPNDLASMALDPKEVVYSDVGTKSIKDAVAFANNNNLLGMILPVHLLDITLQLADQVVAHGLLLIGSTKNSKRPCKRNELGVNGMQNKEALVIDATPDSEDRV
- the RTT107 gene encoding Ty1 transposition protein 107 regulator, with the protein product MADTKIFSNLRVLVIKTDDISSDELSNIKRTIEENGALDCVVHEPIRQIDCALVEKERFISQFPEQIHCIITRTVEFSFYRVAAFDLLIPIVSPAWIEDCLKFNRLMRTTCYSPNPIHFLKDCYVYVSKHALNEVEYPFYCSVITAFGGTCMDYLSTKATHIVTWDKNDVAIKAMQKFQKYRVQYVMPNWLIDCLAGLEYVKEDGYLIDVQWDDSQLKRRSEELWEKTMSNLDNWKKTLNFRLEKKVVLGDDLALPGSCYKFFLNWIKQCLGCQITLVAEPSQLAQSNADIYVGHSASSESVSIAKANGLICANIAWFFYVWQMQEFVHPSSKLLLSPLKKPVFTKEELRATFTNYYGEQRYYIQQLTEALGGICTTELTKKNSHLISAIAFGKKFNAAKAWDCCIPVNHLWLEKCYKQGEKLDPMLPEFQQFPVRGGIKSSLGQMALEDIASVTSPLLEKPQKPTELYMDSQEAAIEEPIVIPDKLSDVEDASKGQSEQRKLEEVEAEAEAEVEAEAETEAEAEAKVETIEEKTEQQEVVKESTPFQTNNGPKNIQDASDFSNNHENEFSADKSSIATPMASREATTQFSNESPDPTSQPLTPMSDSMRKAKAKAAEKLHTDIESLNEFQRINKRRRSPEILPEAIQELKKHKALDSKAEELVSYLNISHKPYRIKAVLTNCHENISDLDILVLSKVGIMIYPEVESNTNTVIAPKKARTAKFLKSFSFKPLKYALTPMFITQVLSNIKKEKPIELQMGKYFIPDIDPKVLEKTKLPTKVFERHGFTHVNISDDIPGGCKLISSILKCHGMKEVNPLGKKFDMNDIVKNTGSKKSPDYVLIASKASMAKKFNKCVKDTDKSNKVFVVEWNWCVKSIFNLDIDIEDHEYVIYNK